The Prosthecobacter dejongeii genome contains a region encoding:
- a CDS encoding RHS repeat domain-containing protein: protein MGPPTSTSGCPVRYSSGQLQFKETDLSFNSFGVQWGHDREYANILSNNSLGINGCSWLIPQFRALTFSASYGNNHPAKICIVDSANNSLWFTLTTDGVYRSQYRTEDILYHDGAKSEFVWIDRQGNRTAFYDNSTVYSSALSGQQRALINKAGWRSEFSHDSSGKVVAMRQLHADQAVSYRYDYFSQGNSLGYLSVVTLVINGNPVQRAVYQYYNDTDTGGNRGDLKHVAVEQFNAGRELWEVIERKYYRYYKAASSDGFVHGLKYAIRGQAYDQMAADGYNPAGASDSTLSKYADYHFKYDTAKRLKIESLQGGRKTISFTYEINPAEPGTQDVNTWNTKTTEFLPDGTSRRVYTNKAGLVMLKILAQGVSNKWYEYAKYNHKFDVELLASSEAVDSVTEPNSGGPLVVTLKTNQGLIREQTFYSTTNASLGAVAGLLEKMVVKNGTAGSPSILRSVQYAIKEAFGHKIYPVSAEVIYPVTGSTATANRTTYTYTWYTGTAGEATFAIKQKTTTYPVVPIEQNGTGVAASAQESYDTFGFATWLKDPRGVISYRSFTLFNSSVIQEIQDVNTSLVANAPSGWVTKSGFGAHLTSDYVRDVFGRPLRALQPVIEIDPATIGMNGEAALWVRPVSYSLYRDVTRQLWQAKGWCSNEGAAASWHITGPVTLFQLDASERSLREVDATPDCFCGPLGPDTFGKSGEWPSQNQWTKWKEDIRDPWGRIQETRVYHVIPSTGEGLEGANYNAQRFQYDVMGRLRRTISPGGTVSRSVLDARGLLTATWVGTNDSGATDNDPSGGGDPANNMRPVWLGQYDGGSSGGNGNLTQVTEPVNNTSGDNRVLSTTYNYRNFATIVKVNDGSSNVFSTTAYDNLGRATTQSRYHTSIAQSNRTHEVTMSYDSNGRMYEQKRFYVNSNGSLGSSLHARTWYDPNGNVIKQSQPGAKVVKKTVFDSMNRSIAVYTVAEAGSTENVNTNSVDLDVVIKEDWTVYNPAGQEVETSSRARFDDTDGFGPLKGPHGEQPKSRDTFIATYRDPIGRLRYSVNCGTNGGAPFVRSPVHHLPSDIILVSEQQYAVDGGLSVSIAPNGTATVTFRDAAGRQSGLIANSSTVSAKSVGEIDVAGAECRISRFEYAPDGGLARLIVCNQATGDQITTWDYGTTLVSSEVARSDLAVSKTYSNGQTERMTYNRQGELAGYKDPNGNVHAYRRDKLGRLIDDGITTLAPGVDGLVRRISTTYDSRGRVEYLTSGSEPGPGAGSVVNQVRLTYNGIDCLLADAQSHSGVVDNNTPRVEYQCTGTQDNILRRTGIIYPNGRAIAYEYGESGSIDDVLNRVRSVHDDMETLTEYQFVGVSMPVVSTIHGANIQRRWKKEAGMPDGDSGDPYTGYDRFGRLEQTLWQKINDPSDVLVNVQWGYDRASFKTWRKDLLAPAARFQDQVFSYDGLDQVTQRQQGVLNINRTAIGGTPAWQENFAYDASGNWQQYQRQVDGVVDINQGRISNRGNQITQIYPDSAETRHTDYDANGNMIETPSGENLKGAARKMVWDAWNRLCLIQNEGGTLLAEYRYDGQHRRTTSTVSGTTKHFYYNSQWRCIEERSNGGTNPEQQYVWNPSDRWELILRDRSPTTNGILSERLYGLRDDMDIIALCNVDGNVVERFGFSAFGKTTYYNSNFAPQAASSSQWNLLFHTEFIDLATGWANYGFRYYSAELGRWLSHDRLGEFASVNFNLYQFVGNNPSNYVDVYGNFAFLIPALIGGVVGAVVSAGLTLATGGSAGDAVASALAGFVGGAVGGATGNIALGAAITGGISASLSAAAQGGGAASVITSGLIGGALGYGGGLIAGGLGITGSAAVVGAADAAIGFVSSGLASAVGSLFGLAENIYSDTCP from the coding sequence ATGGGACCGCCAACATCTACGAGTGGATGTCCAGTTCGGTATTCATCTGGACAGTTACAGTTCAAAGAAACTGATTTATCCTTTAACTCTTTTGGCGTCCAATGGGGGCACGATCGGGAGTATGCCAATATTCTCAGCAATAACAGTTTAGGTATCAATGGATGCAGTTGGCTGATTCCTCAGTTCAGAGCTCTCACTTTCTCTGCTTCGTATGGAAATAATCATCCCGCAAAAATTTGCATTGTCGATAGCGCTAATAACAGTCTTTGGTTTACATTGACGACTGACGGAGTTTATCGATCTCAGTACAGGACCGAAGATATCTTGTATCATGATGGTGCTAAATCGGAATTTGTTTGGATTGATCGTCAAGGCAATCGCACTGCCTTCTACGACAATTCTACCGTTTACTCGAGCGCACTTTCTGGGCAGCAACGTGCATTGATTAATAAGGCAGGTTGGCGAAGTGAATTTTCGCATGACAGCAGCGGGAAGGTTGTCGCGATGAGACAACTGCATGCCGATCAGGCAGTGAGCTATAGGTATGACTACTTTAGTCAAGGTAACTCGTTGGGATATTTGAGCGTGGTTACATTGGTGATTAACGGAAATCCCGTTCAGCGTGCAGTGTACCAGTACTACAACGATACGGACACCGGTGGAAATCGCGGAGACTTGAAGCACGTCGCAGTCGAACAATTCAATGCTGGTCGTGAGCTCTGGGAAGTGATTGAGCGTAAATATTACCGATACTACAAAGCAGCTTCGTCCGATGGGTTTGTTCATGGTCTCAAATATGCCATCCGTGGGCAGGCCTATGACCAAATGGCTGCAGATGGGTACAATCCCGCAGGTGCCTCAGATTCGACGTTATCCAAGTATGCCGACTATCATTTCAAGTACGATACTGCAAAGCGGCTTAAGATCGAATCTCTCCAGGGCGGTCGTAAGACCATCTCCTTTACCTATGAAATAAACCCGGCAGAACCTGGTACTCAGGATGTCAATACCTGGAATACAAAAACCACAGAGTTTTTACCTGATGGAACCAGTCGACGAGTTTATACTAATAAAGCGGGTTTAGTGATGCTGAAAATTTTGGCTCAAGGGGTTTCAAACAAGTGGTATGAGTATGCGAAATACAATCACAAGTTCGACGTGGAACTTTTGGCATCGTCAGAAGCCGTGGATTCTGTCACGGAACCGAATTCGGGTGGGCCATTGGTTGTCACGTTGAAAACAAACCAAGGCCTGATCCGTGAACAGACCTTTTACTCGACAACAAATGCTTCTCTGGGAGCAGTGGCAGGATTGTTGGAAAAAATGGTCGTCAAGAACGGTACCGCTGGTTCTCCGAGCATTCTAAGGTCCGTTCAGTATGCCATTAAAGAGGCATTCGGACATAAAATCTATCCGGTTAGTGCCGAGGTTATCTATCCAGTCACAGGAAGCACCGCGACTGCTAACCGTACAACATATACTTATACCTGGTACACCGGAACAGCCGGAGAGGCAACATTTGCCATCAAGCAAAAAACCACAACTTATCCGGTCGTTCCCATAGAACAAAATGGGACCGGGGTAGCTGCGTCCGCTCAGGAAAGTTACGATACATTTGGGTTTGCCACCTGGCTTAAAGATCCCCGAGGCGTGATCTCGTATCGCTCATTCACGCTGTTCAACAGCTCGGTCATCCAGGAAATCCAGGACGTTAATACCTCTCTGGTTGCTAACGCGCCTTCAGGTTGGGTTACCAAATCTGGTTTTGGCGCGCACTTGACAAGCGATTATGTAAGAGACGTATTTGGAAGACCTTTGAGAGCTTTGCAGCCGGTCATCGAAATTGATCCTGCTACCATTGGAATGAATGGCGAGGCCGCTCTCTGGGTCCGGCCAGTAAGTTATTCATTATATCGCGACGTTACCAGACAACTGTGGCAAGCGAAAGGTTGGTGCAGCAATGAGGGGGCGGCGGCTTCCTGGCACATCACCGGACCTGTGACATTGTTTCAGTTGGACGCGAGTGAGCGTTCGTTGCGGGAGGTAGACGCGACGCCTGACTGTTTCTGTGGTCCGTTGGGGCCAGATACATTCGGCAAATCTGGTGAATGGCCGTCGCAGAACCAATGGACAAAATGGAAGGAAGATATCCGTGATCCGTGGGGCAGAATCCAGGAAACCCGTGTTTACCATGTGATTCCTTCCACAGGAGAAGGGCTCGAGGGCGCAAATTATAACGCGCAGCGTTTCCAATATGATGTGATGGGTCGCCTCCGGCGCACAATATCTCCTGGCGGAACTGTCAGCCGAAGCGTCCTCGATGCACGCGGTCTGCTCACTGCAACCTGGGTGGGTACCAATGACTCTGGCGCAACTGATAATGATCCATCTGGAGGTGGCGATCCGGCAAACAACATGAGACCCGTCTGGTTGGGGCAGTATGACGGAGGAAGCTCGGGTGGAAACGGAAACCTAACCCAGGTGACAGAACCCGTGAATAATACCTCTGGAGATAATCGGGTCCTCAGCACTACGTATAATTATCGCAATTTCGCGACCATTGTAAAGGTTAACGACGGATCATCCAACGTCTTTTCCACGACTGCCTATGACAATTTGGGCCGTGCGACTACGCAGTCTCGTTATCATACCAGTATTGCCCAAAGTAATCGCACTCACGAGGTAACGATGTCTTACGACTCGAATGGGCGGATGTATGAGCAAAAGCGCTTTTATGTGAACTCAAATGGCAGCCTCGGAAGCTCCCTGCATGCTCGGACATGGTACGATCCGAACGGAAATGTAATCAAGCAATCCCAGCCGGGCGCAAAGGTGGTAAAGAAAACCGTGTTCGATTCGATGAACCGGTCTATCGCAGTCTACACCGTAGCGGAAGCTGGCTCTACAGAGAATGTGAATACCAACAGCGTTGATCTTGATGTTGTGATTAAGGAAGATTGGACTGTCTATAATCCAGCAGGCCAGGAAGTTGAGACTTCTAGCCGTGCTCGGTTTGACGATACCGACGGATTTGGCCCATTGAAAGGACCTCACGGAGAACAGCCCAAATCACGGGACACTTTCATAGCTACGTATCGAGATCCGATCGGGCGTCTGCGTTATTCAGTCAACTGCGGAACGAATGGGGGGGCTCCCTTTGTTCGTTCCCCCGTGCATCATTTACCCTCTGATATCATCCTTGTTTCGGAGCAACAATATGCTGTTGACGGAGGGTTATCAGTCTCCATTGCACCCAACGGCACGGCTACGGTCACATTTCGGGACGCGGCTGGTCGTCAGTCGGGGCTCATTGCAAATTCGTCTACCGTGTCTGCGAAATCTGTCGGCGAAATAGACGTAGCAGGTGCCGAATGTCGCATCAGTCGCTTTGAGTATGCGCCTGATGGTGGCCTAGCTCGCCTGATCGTCTGCAATCAGGCGACAGGTGATCAAATAACAACATGGGACTACGGGACCACGCTCGTTTCGAGTGAAGTGGCACGTAGTGATTTGGCGGTCAGTAAGACCTATTCAAACGGGCAGACGGAACGGATGACTTACAATCGTCAGGGAGAATTGGCAGGTTACAAAGATCCGAACGGCAATGTTCATGCTTATCGCCGCGACAAGCTGGGACGTTTGATAGATGATGGAATCACAACTCTGGCACCGGGGGTTGATGGGTTAGTACGGCGTATAAGCACCACATACGATAGTCGAGGACGGGTCGAATATCTAACAAGTGGTAGCGAGCCCGGTCCGGGAGCTGGTAGCGTTGTTAATCAGGTCCGTCTTACGTATAACGGTATAGATTGCCTGCTTGCAGATGCGCAAAGTCATAGCGGCGTTGTTGACAACAATACCCCCAGAGTTGAATACCAATGTACAGGCACACAAGACAATATACTGCGACGCACAGGCATAATCTATCCTAATGGTCGAGCCATTGCGTATGAATATGGTGAAAGCGGCAGCATTGATGACGTTCTTAATCGGGTGCGCTCCGTTCATGACGATATGGAGACTTTGACGGAATACCAGTTCGTGGGTGTCAGTATGCCCGTAGTCAGCACTATTCACGGAGCAAATATTCAAAGGCGATGGAAGAAAGAAGCAGGAATGCCTGATGGTGACAGCGGAGATCCCTACACAGGTTATGACCGATTTGGTCGTCTGGAGCAGACACTATGGCAAAAGATAAATGATCCATCCGATGTCCTGGTGAATGTCCAGTGGGGATATGATCGTGCCTCATTTAAGACTTGGCGAAAAGATCTGCTGGCCCCAGCCGCTAGATTTCAGGATCAGGTTTTTAGCTATGACGGATTGGATCAGGTGACTCAACGTCAACAGGGAGTGCTAAATATCAACCGTACGGCTATTGGAGGCACGCCAGCTTGGCAGGAAAACTTTGCCTATGACGCCAGCGGAAACTGGCAGCAATACCAACGTCAAGTCGACGGTGTCGTGGACATCAACCAAGGGAGGATCAGCAACCGGGGTAACCAGATCACCCAGATCTATCCTGACAGTGCTGAAACTCGCCACACAGACTATGATGCTAACGGCAACATGATAGAGACACCTTCCGGAGAAAACCTGAAAGGAGCTGCCCGAAAAATGGTATGGGATGCCTGGAATCGGTTGTGCTTAATTCAGAATGAGGGAGGGACCCTCTTGGCTGAGTATCGATATGATGGACAACATAGACGAACGACCAGCACGGTCTCTGGGACCACCAAGCACTTTTATTATAACAGTCAGTGGCGGTGCATCGAGGAGCGCAGTAACGGTGGCACAAATCCCGAGCAGCAATATGTATGGAATCCGTCTGATCGTTGGGAATTGATCCTCAGAGATAGATCTCCAACAACCAACGGCATTCTTAGCGAACGGCTCTATGGACTTCGCGACGATATGGATATCATCGCCCTGTGTAATGTAGACGGAAATGTTGTAGAGAGATTTGGATTCAGTGCATTCGGTAAAACGACCTATTACAATTCCAACTTTGCTCCCCAAGCAGCTTCTTCTAGCCAATGGAATTTGTTATTCCACACGGAATTTATTGATCTTGCGACGGGGTGGGCAAACTACGGCTTCAGATACTATTCTGCGGAATTGGGACGATGGCTCTCCCATGATAGATTGGGAGAATTCGCGTCTGTGAATTTTAATCTTTATCAATTTGTTGGTAACAATCCGTCGAACTATGTTGATGTTTATGGTAATTTTGCCTTTTTGATACCAGCACTAATAGGAGGAGTTGTCGGAGCCGTTGTCAGTGCAGGGTTAACCCTTGCAACCGGCGGCTCAGCTGGTGATGCTGTTGCCAGTGCCTTGGCTGGTTTTGTTGGAGGCGCGGTCGGGGGGGCAACTGGTAATATTGCCTTGGGGGCCGCTATAACAGGGGGAATTTCGGCATCGTTATCAGCTGCGGCACAAGGCGGTGGTGCGGCAAGTGTGATTACGAGCGGTCTTATTGGCGGTGCCCTGGGTTATGGAGGAGGCCTGATTGCCGGTGGACTTGGTATAACGGGATCTGCAGCGGTAGTTGGAGCTGCTGATGCCGCGATCGGATTTGTGAGTTCAGGGTTGGCCAGCGCTGTGGGCTCTTTGTTTGGTCTGGCAGAAAATATTTATAGCGATACATGCCCATGA
- a CDS encoding FkbM family methyltransferase has translation MESSSELLRLGRNEDGGYVVTERMLEEATALFTYGVGWDISFEEHFVRQTGKKAFLFDHTIRQLPASVKSTENIELFSEGIAPASKPSFGTFAEHLQKLGYSHSPVILKMDIEGAEYEVLENLKPTNLINVVGLTVEFHWLGQEAYRLRLLNIVRKLSFQYFIAHVHGNNYSELFEIGNVSFPRCIEITFARRPCVGVSTRRYPVTGLDYPNAPGKLDYQLPFGGND, from the coding sequence ATGGAATCCAGCTCAGAGTTGTTGCGACTGGGCAGGAATGAAGATGGCGGTTATGTTGTAACTGAGCGCATGCTGGAAGAGGCTACAGCTCTGTTTACCTATGGTGTTGGGTGGGACATTTCTTTCGAGGAACATTTCGTGCGCCAAACAGGCAAAAAAGCATTTCTTTTCGATCATACCATTCGTCAATTGCCTGCCTCGGTAAAAAGCACCGAGAATATTGAATTATTTTCGGAAGGGATCGCGCCCGCATCCAAGCCGTCCTTTGGCACTTTCGCCGAACATTTACAAAAGCTTGGCTACAGCCATAGTCCTGTCATACTCAAGATGGATATAGAAGGTGCTGAGTATGAAGTCTTGGAAAATCTAAAGCCAACAAATTTAATTAACGTGGTCGGTCTAACGGTCGAATTTCATTGGCTTGGTCAAGAGGCTTACCGCCTTAGATTATTAAATATCGTGCGAAAACTTTCTTTCCAGTATTTTATCGCGCATGTTCACGGTAATAATTATTCTGAGTTATTTGAGATAGGGAATGTTTCCTTTCCACGGTGTATCGAGATTACCTTCGCACGAAGGCCATGCGTTGGTGTGTCTACCCGTCGATATCCAGTCACTGGTTTAGATTACCCCAATGCGCCTGGAAAGCTTGATTATCAACTTCCATTTGGTGGTAATGACTAA
- a CDS encoding magnesium chelatase subunit ChlI family protein gives MTVSARNHRRSNPCQCGFYGDTRRDCRCSSVMVQKYRQRISGPLLDRIDLHVEVPIVDFKALTNAQPGESSESIRNRVEKARAIQAARFKGLSGVHTNTGMTPRLIKKHCELDAECSGLMEHAMGQMNFSARAHDRILKVARTLADLKEAERIDADSILEAVNYRTLDRNLWS, from the coding sequence TTGACGGTTTCTGCTCGGAATCACCGCCGCTCAAATCCCTGTCAATGTGGGTTCTATGGTGACACGCGCCGTGATTGCCGCTGCAGTTCCGTCATGGTGCAAAAGTATCGCCAGCGCATCAGTGGTCCGCTCTTGGACCGCATTGATCTGCATGTGGAGGTGCCCATCGTGGACTTCAAGGCCCTGACGAATGCGCAGCCAGGGGAGTCTTCAGAAAGCATCCGCAACCGGGTGGAAAAAGCCCGCGCCATCCAGGCAGCCCGGTTTAAAGGGCTGTCTGGTGTGCATACCAATACCGGCATGACACCGCGCCTCATCAAGAAGCACTGCGAGCTGGATGCAGAGTGTAGCGGCCTCATGGAACATGCCATGGGGCAGATGAACTTCAGCGCCCGTGCGCACGATCGCATCTTAAAAGTCGCCCGCACTTTGGCCGACTTGAAAGAGGCCGAAAGGATCGATGCCGATAGCATCCTGGAAGCGGTGAACTACCGCACCCTGGATCGCAATCTATGGTCCTGA
- the glgX gene encoding glycogen debranching protein GlgX, with protein sequence MNSQSALGPGTPYPLGATLKSGGVNFALFSAHAEKVELCLFDQAEGGQETRIELPECTNQVWHGFIPGIQPGQLYGYRVYGPYAPDQGHRFNPHKLLLDPYAKAIGRPLKEWDASLFGYNLEDEALDLSFNDQDSSAHAPLGMVVDPHFDWDGDTPPETPWHRTIIYELHVKGFTQKLTSLPENLRGTYAGLASDEAMDYLKKLGVTAVELLPVHHHLDDSFLQERGLTNYWGYNTLSYFAFEPTYASTPDPHAAMHEFKGMVKRLHEAGIEVILDVVYNHTAESSERGPTLSFRGVDNASYYRLSQEHPRYYEDFTGCGNTLTMENPSGLRLLMDSLRYWVTEMHVDGFRFDLASALARELYGWNKLSSFFDAIGQDPVLSTVKLIAEPWDIGMGGYQVGNFPTGWAEWNGRYRDEVRRCWKGNDRANELSKRLSGSADLYNHSGRGPHASVNFITAHDGFCLRDLVTYNDKHNEANLEDSRDGANDNESWNCGHEGETEDPQIQALRLRQAKNLLATLFLSQGVPMMLAGDERWHTQQGNNNAYCQDNDISWLSWDLDATATEMVEFTRQLIALRQEQPVLARKNFLMGQALEEGQPKDVIWWNPEGREMNEADWDAGFTRCFGMWLPGSTLREIGRNHQPRTSDSVFVLMNAHFEDVNVTLPQADGAPWQLRLATTELKLDKRARKTPQLACPSRSLAVFISKRAAS encoded by the coding sequence ATGAATTCCCAATCTGCGCTCGGCCCTGGAACTCCCTACCCCCTCGGGGCCACCCTCAAATCAGGGGGTGTGAACTTTGCCCTTTTTTCCGCCCATGCAGAAAAGGTGGAGCTTTGCCTTTTCGATCAAGCCGAGGGCGGGCAAGAAACACGGATTGAGCTTCCCGAATGCACGAACCAAGTTTGGCATGGATTCATCCCCGGGATCCAGCCTGGCCAGTTGTATGGCTACCGAGTTTATGGCCCTTATGCACCCGATCAGGGTCATCGTTTCAATCCCCACAAACTCCTTTTAGACCCGTATGCAAAGGCGATCGGTCGCCCCTTGAAGGAGTGGGATGCCAGTCTGTTCGGTTACAATTTGGAAGATGAGGCCCTGGATCTTTCTTTCAATGACCAAGACTCGTCAGCCCATGCCCCTCTCGGTATGGTGGTGGATCCGCATTTCGACTGGGATGGTGACACTCCACCAGAGACCCCCTGGCATCGCACGATCATCTATGAGCTGCATGTCAAAGGCTTCACTCAAAAGCTCACCTCTTTACCTGAAAATCTGCGCGGCACCTATGCGGGTTTGGCATCGGATGAAGCCATGGATTACCTGAAAAAACTGGGTGTCACAGCAGTGGAGTTGCTGCCAGTGCATCACCACCTGGATGATTCATTTTTGCAAGAACGCGGCCTAACGAACTATTGGGGATACAACACCCTTTCTTACTTCGCCTTTGAGCCGACGTACGCCTCCACTCCAGACCCGCACGCGGCCATGCATGAATTCAAAGGCATGGTCAAGCGCCTGCATGAAGCCGGCATCGAGGTGATTCTCGACGTGGTTTACAATCACACGGCGGAAAGTAGTGAGCGCGGGCCCACCCTCTCCTTCCGTGGCGTGGACAATGCCTCCTACTACCGTCTGTCTCAGGAGCATCCTCGTTATTATGAGGACTTCACGGGCTGTGGCAATACGCTCACCATGGAGAACCCCTCCGGCCTACGATTGCTGATGGATAGCCTGCGCTACTGGGTCACAGAGATGCACGTGGACGGGTTCCGCTTTGACCTAGCCAGTGCCCTGGCGCGTGAGCTCTATGGCTGGAATAAACTCAGCTCTTTCTTTGACGCCATCGGCCAAGATCCTGTCCTTTCAACAGTTAAGCTCATCGCCGAGCCCTGGGACATCGGCATGGGCGGTTATCAAGTGGGTAACTTCCCCACCGGCTGGGCCGAATGGAATGGCCGCTACCGCGATGAAGTGCGCCGCTGCTGGAAGGGCAACGACCGTGCCAATGAACTTTCCAAACGCCTCAGTGGCAGCGCGGATCTGTATAACCACAGTGGCCGTGGCCCGCATGCCAGCGTCAATTTTATCACTGCGCACGATGGCTTTTGCCTGCGCGATCTGGTGACCTATAACGACAAGCACAACGAGGCGAATCTAGAAGACAGCCGCGACGGCGCCAACGACAACGAAAGCTGGAACTGTGGCCACGAGGGGGAAACCGAGGATCCCCAGATCCAGGCGCTGCGGCTGCGCCAGGCCAAGAACCTGCTGGCCACCCTCTTCCTCTCCCAAGGGGTGCCAATGATGCTGGCAGGCGATGAACGCTGGCATACCCAGCAAGGGAACAACAACGCTTACTGTCAGGACAACGACATCTCCTGGCTGTCCTGGGACCTGGACGCGACGGCGACAGAGATGGTGGAGTTTACCCGTCAACTCATCGCCCTGCGGCAGGAACAACCCGTGCTAGCCCGCAAGAATTTCCTCATGGGTCAGGCTCTGGAAGAAGGCCAGCCAAAGGATGTCATCTGGTGGAACCCTGAAGGCCGTGAAATGAATGAGGCGGACTGGGACGCCGGCTTCACACGCTGCTTTGGCATGTGGCTCCCAGGCAGCACCCTGCGCGAGATCGGGCGAAATCACCAGCCACGCACCAGTGACTCTGTCTTTGTCCTCATGAACGCTCACTTTGAAGACGTGAATGTCACCCTGCCTCAAGCCGATGGTGCCCCGTGGCAGCTCCGTCTCGCCACCACAGAGTTGAAGCTGGACAAGCGCGCCCGCAAGACGCCCCAATTGGCCTGTCCCTCCCGCTCACTGGCGGTCTTCATCTCAAAACGCGCCGCCTCTTAA
- a CDS encoding biliverdin-producing heme oxygenase, with amino-acid sequence MAFLHDLKTQTSVVHAALEKQLDIVRYFESKTSYVKLLERFFSLYEPLEENLAQALDWRSEGWDFESRRKTPWLTEDLLALGLTAQDISALPRCTALPDLTPPGAAVGCLYVLEGSTLGGQVITRLLKQHLEVTPETGGRFFSGYAEATVPQWRDFGAWAEDWALRHPEQKAAAAEAASQTFDSFTRWFQ; translated from the coding sequence ATGGCTTTCCTTCACGATCTAAAAACGCAGACGTCCGTCGTGCATGCGGCCTTGGAAAAGCAACTGGACATCGTCCGCTATTTTGAATCCAAAACCAGCTATGTGAAACTGCTGGAGCGCTTTTTTTCTCTTTATGAACCTCTGGAAGAAAACCTCGCCCAGGCCCTGGATTGGCGGTCAGAAGGGTGGGACTTTGAATCCCGGAGAAAGACGCCCTGGTTAACCGAGGATTTACTGGCGCTAGGGCTCACGGCTCAGGACATTTCGGCTTTGCCACGTTGTACCGCCTTGCCAGATCTCACCCCACCAGGGGCAGCGGTCGGCTGTCTGTATGTGCTTGAGGGCTCGACGTTGGGTGGGCAGGTGATTACCCGTCTGTTGAAGCAGCATTTGGAAGTTACTCCCGAGACGGGCGGACGTTTTTTTTCAGGTTATGCGGAGGCCACCGTCCCACAGTGGCGGGATTTTGGTGCCTGGGCCGAGGATTGGGCACTGCGCCATCCCGAACAGAAGGCTGCGGCGGCTGAGGCGGCCTCGCAGACATTTGATTCTTTCACTCGTTGGTTCCAATAA